One Legionella lansingensis genomic region harbors:
- a CDS encoding alpha/beta hydrolase, translated as MRSAFWKMLKDYQPVSTTGVLAHTYYWLTWLGSGDFVYKNPNFKPPETEDPSLKQGIVIYCVYGTADQPGSFARIASRLLAEGVPDYVSEIHLVAFDHRYQGKGIRYFSKKLIEKIKTNGHSHVIFMGHSRGGIIIADATEYRAAAEGIKVHGVVSICAPHGGSPLAIQPLSLFSTSVEEMQINSSFLARLNKKISQSENNYFFVAVEEDAIVPPEATFVEGYVEKHPESRLILNRHGHLSIMSSRRLVRHLGEKLFEFGATLFPQSKSDLNVTTVSGKEEIDEWIDITGDDSGEHLFEVALSPQNKSDLNGDDAIPEKAEIEGEWVDVTGDDDFAADRLPSMSK; from the coding sequence ATGCGTTCTGCTTTTTGGAAAATGTTAAAGGATTATCAGCCAGTTAGCACAACAGGGGTCTTGGCTCATACCTACTATTGGCTTACATGGCTCGGATCCGGTGACTTTGTTTATAAGAATCCAAACTTTAAACCACCTGAAACTGAGGATCCTTCTCTTAAACAGGGTATTGTTATTTATTGCGTTTATGGCACTGCAGACCAACCTGGCTCATTTGCTCGCATTGCAAGCCGTCTGCTGGCAGAAGGGGTGCCTGATTATGTCTCAGAAATCCATCTTGTGGCTTTTGATCACCGATATCAGGGTAAAGGGATTCGTTATTTCTCTAAAAAATTAATAGAAAAGATAAAGACAAATGGCCATAGCCATGTCATTTTTATGGGGCATTCACGAGGGGGGATAATTATTGCCGACGCCACAGAATATCGCGCAGCAGCAGAAGGGATTAAGGTGCATGGTGTTGTCTCTATCTGCGCACCTCATGGTGGCTCTCCATTGGCCATACAACCGTTATCATTATTTTCAACTTCAGTAGAAGAGATGCAAATTAATAGCTCGTTTCTAGCTAGACTGAATAAAAAAATTTCACAATCAGAAAATAACTATTTTTTTGTGGCTGTTGAAGAAGATGCTATTGTTCCTCCTGAAGCTACCTTCGTAGAAGGTTACGTTGAAAAACATCCTGAGTCTCGATTGATTCTCAATCGTCATGGACATCTATCTATTATGTCCTCTAGACGCCTGGTAAGGCATCTCGGAGAGAAGTTGTTTGAATTTGGTGCAACTTTATTCCCACAAAGTAAGTCTGATTTAAACGTTACTACTGTCTCTGGAAAAGAAGAGATAGATGAGTGGATAGATATAACGGGCGATGATTCTGGTGAGCATTTGTTTGAGGTTGCTTTATCTCCACAAAATAAGTCTGATTTAAACGGTGATGATGCTATCCCTGAAAAAGCAGAGATAGAAGGCGAGTGGGTAGATGTAACGGGTGATGATGATTTTGCAGCTGATCGTTTGCCAAGCATGAGTAAATAA
- a CDS encoding DUF2065 domain-containing protein, which translates to MIINFLSAFALMLVFEGLMPFSSPAKWKELLRKVIEQDERTLRITGFISMLVGAILLAIVHQFAE; encoded by the coding sequence GTGATCATTAATTTCCTCTCGGCATTTGCATTAATGCTTGTGTTTGAGGGTTTAATGCCATTTTCTTCGCCCGCGAAATGGAAGGAACTATTGCGCAAAGTTATTGAACAGGATGAAAGGACTTTGCGTATAACCGGGTTTATCAGCATGCTGGTGGGAGCTATTTTGCTCGCCATTGTTCATCAATTTGCAGAATAA
- the hflK gene encoding FtsH protease activity modulator HflK, translating to MSWNEPDKGKDPWSGKNQPPDLDEALKRFQEKLKKTFFGGSNQPEGGSSGTKSGGLLALMIALLVFVLWALSGIFIVDPAEQAVILRFGKYVETVGPGPHWIPRIISSKIVKNVDRVSDYSYSAQMLTKDENLVSVSVVVQYRIGDLEEYLFNVSDPQESLQQATSSALRQVVGTTTFDQIITEGREAWGTNVQDTLVKILNQYKAGIVIVNVSPQPARAPENVQDAFDDAIKAREDEKRFKEQALAYQARVVPIAEGNAKRILAEAQAFAQQVTFRAQGEVAEFLALLPEYVLAPFVTSQRMYLETMQYVLNKSSKIIVDNKAGNLLYLPLDKLVGTKTALATPMQAGVAKEGTVSNEAEGTIVTDRNIGRRTYRPGRND from the coding sequence ATGAGTTGGAATGAGCCGGATAAGGGCAAGGATCCATGGAGTGGTAAAAATCAGCCACCCGATTTGGATGAGGCACTGAAGCGTTTTCAAGAAAAACTCAAGAAAACCTTTTTTGGCGGCTCCAATCAACCTGAAGGCGGTTCTTCTGGTACTAAAAGTGGTGGTCTACTAGCCCTAATGATTGCCCTACTTGTTTTTGTTTTATGGGCTTTATCCGGAATTTTCATTGTCGATCCCGCTGAGCAGGCTGTCATATTACGCTTTGGCAAATATGTCGAAACAGTAGGTCCAGGACCTCATTGGATTCCGCGTATCATTTCTTCCAAAATTGTAAAAAACGTCGATCGAGTTTCGGATTATTCGTACTCTGCGCAAATGCTAACCAAGGATGAGAACCTTGTTTCGGTCTCTGTCGTGGTGCAGTATCGTATTGGCGATCTTGAAGAATATTTATTTAATGTCTCCGATCCGCAAGAAAGTTTGCAGCAGGCCACTTCAAGTGCGCTAAGACAGGTCGTTGGAACCACTACGTTTGATCAAATTATCACCGAAGGTCGTGAAGCTTGGGGAACCAATGTTCAAGACACTTTAGTTAAAATCCTTAACCAATATAAAGCGGGTATTGTTATTGTGAATGTATCCCCACAACCTGCCCGTGCTCCTGAAAATGTTCAAGATGCTTTTGATGATGCTATCAAAGCAAGAGAAGATGAGAAGCGTTTTAAAGAGCAAGCCTTGGCTTATCAAGCACGCGTTGTCCCCATAGCGGAAGGTAATGCGAAGCGTATTCTTGCAGAGGCACAGGCTTTTGCACAACAAGTAACTTTTCGTGCGCAAGGGGAAGTCGCAGAATTTTTAGCGTTACTCCCTGAGTATGTCTTGGCGCCCTTCGTTACTTCCCAGCGAATGTATTTGGAAACCATGCAGTACGTCTTAAATAAGAGCAGCAAAATTATCGTTGATAATAAAGCAGGGAATTTGCTTTATTTACCTTTGGATAAATTAGTAGGCACTAAAACTGCTTTAGCTACTCCTATGCAGGCAGGAGTGGCTAAAGAAGGTACAGTTAGTAATGAAGCAGAAGGCACGATAGTCACTGATCGCAACATCGGTAGACGCACTTATCGACCGGGGAGGAATGACTAA
- a CDS encoding adenylosuccinate synthase has protein sequence MGKNVVVIGTQWGDEGKGKIVDLLTHDAQVVVRYQGGHNAGHTLKIKGEKTVLRLIPSGMLRPHVKCYIGNGVVLSPQALLDEIKELEQKGIHVRNRLRISQACPLILPYHIALDKARENQKGTAAIGTTGRGIGPAYEDKVARRALKVRDLLYPERFHNKLTELLQYHNFVLKEYYKQPEVDLQQLLDDARIWADELKDMICDVTTCLHEHREKGDAILFEGAQGVYLDIDHGTYPFVTSSNTCVGSVVNGAGFGPRYIDYVLGITKAYTTRVGGGPFPTELQDEIGKGLAARGNEFGAVTGRPRRCGWLDAVLLRRSIELNSITGLCMTKLDVLDGLATVKIAVAYRDSSGQLLSRPPQAAEDFEGLEPIYEEMPGWSESTADVTDMKLLPANAIAYIKRIENLLGVPVDMLSTGPERDSTVILRDPFELKQSR, from the coding sequence ATGGGTAAAAATGTAGTCGTCATTGGAACACAATGGGGTGACGAAGGTAAAGGTAAAATTGTTGATTTGTTAACTCATGATGCACAGGTGGTTGTCCGCTATCAGGGTGGACATAATGCTGGTCATACGCTCAAAATTAAGGGTGAAAAGACTGTGTTGCGCTTGATTCCTTCGGGAATGTTGCGACCTCATGTCAAGTGTTATATCGGCAATGGGGTCGTGTTATCACCTCAAGCTTTGTTGGATGAAATCAAGGAACTGGAACAAAAAGGCATTCATGTTCGTAATCGTTTGCGCATCAGCCAAGCTTGTCCCCTAATTTTACCTTATCATATTGCTTTGGATAAGGCGCGCGAAAATCAAAAGGGAACGGCAGCCATTGGCACAACAGGTCGTGGTATTGGTCCCGCTTATGAAGATAAGGTTGCAAGACGGGCACTGAAAGTTAGGGATTTGCTCTACCCCGAACGCTTCCATAACAAGCTTACTGAACTATTGCAGTACCATAATTTTGTCTTGAAGGAATATTACAAGCAACCCGAGGTTGATTTACAGCAATTATTAGATGACGCTAGGATTTGGGCAGATGAATTAAAAGACATGATCTGTGATGTCACCACTTGTTTGCATGAGCACAGGGAAAAAGGTGATGCTATCCTATTTGAAGGTGCTCAAGGGGTTTATCTTGATATTGATCATGGTACTTATCCCTTTGTGACTTCCTCTAATACTTGTGTAGGTAGTGTAGTGAACGGCGCAGGCTTTGGTCCTCGATACATTGACTATGTCCTGGGTATTACTAAAGCCTATACCACGAGAGTAGGTGGTGGGCCTTTTCCTACTGAACTCCAAGATGAGATAGGTAAAGGCTTAGCAGCACGCGGCAATGAATTTGGTGCAGTTACTGGTCGGCCTCGTCGCTGTGGGTGGTTGGATGCAGTTTTGCTACGACGCTCTATTGAGCTCAATAGCATTACTGGTTTATGCATGACAAAACTTGATGTTTTAGATGGTTTGGCCACCGTCAAAATCGCTGTAGCGTACCGGGATTCTAGTGGACAATTGCTTTCTCGTCCTCCACAGGCGGCAGAAGATTTCGAAGGGTTGGAACCTATCTATGAAGAAATGCCAGGGTGGTCTGAGTCCACAGCTGATGTTACCGATATGAAGCTGTTGCCTGCAAATGCCATCGCTTACATTAAGCGTATCGAAAATTTGCTTGGGGTACCCGTTGACATGCTCTCAACTGGACCAGAACGAGATTCTACTGTCATCTTGCGCGATCCTTTTGAGTTAAAGCAAAGTAGATAG
- the ankC gene encoding Dot/Icm T4SS effector AnkC/LegA12 has protein sequence MDLFDEINQAIRESVQACLRLLEEKLKLDRNLLKNCFCRDGKQQTILNYLIDLHSDELNLQEAIAWLLQHDVNINLNQPLHLALKLEKLDLVRLILQKCVVESVKEPGKKLDLDSRDHEGKTLIYRILQAGDLESLTIVIDKGIDVNQPSLFTQSVELQPLHQAVIHNLPEAVAALLRVGAQLNNPFGFANDNALLLAARTGAVKVIEEILAFWRRLPPEQQDQIFLNKSNNKQYTAIGFLCMRLHDEEEPQEAIRGIAVLLCNGANVPAEPLLHSLLMDNRKALFKEVKEYTKGDPKLAAAFLRRCHNKKDPLHEIMYAKNSWSQALRHLFGRADDLAFEMEALIPLPDENSPKQTQEPKEQHHREDETLFERDEILFAQFVKEYKKSINDRMKIWKWTLFNPWSEMLHLIAEGKVTCWQHVVNHAETHPDTRTDKIVKQMMKSTEALHEDFNAREENGAILKT, from the coding sequence ATGGATCTATTTGATGAAATTAATCAGGCGATTAGAGAAAGCGTACAAGCTTGCCTTCGTTTACTTGAAGAAAAATTAAAATTAGATAGAAACCTTTTAAAGAACTGTTTTTGCCGAGACGGTAAGCAGCAAACAATTCTGAATTACCTTATTGATTTGCATAGCGATGAGCTTAATTTACAAGAGGCTATTGCATGGCTTTTGCAGCACGATGTAAATATTAATTTAAATCAACCACTGCATCTTGCACTAAAACTTGAAAAATTAGATTTGGTACGTCTTATTCTGCAAAAGTGTGTTGTCGAGTCTGTAAAAGAGCCCGGAAAAAAGCTAGATCTTGATTCTCGTGATCACGAAGGGAAGACCCTGATTTATAGGATTCTTCAGGCAGGGGATCTTGAATCTCTCACAATCGTGATTGACAAGGGCATTGATGTTAATCAGCCCAGCCTTTTTACCCAATCTGTGGAGCTGCAACCGTTGCATCAAGCAGTTATTCATAATTTACCAGAGGCTGTTGCAGCATTACTGCGGGTAGGAGCACAGCTTAATAATCCCTTTGGTTTTGCAAACGACAATGCACTCTTGCTAGCTGCACGTACGGGAGCAGTCAAAGTCATCGAGGAAATACTTGCTTTTTGGCGGCGATTGCCTCCAGAACAACAGGATCAAATCTTCTTAAACAAGTCAAATAATAAGCAATATACTGCTATTGGTTTTCTATGTATGCGGTTGCATGACGAGGAAGAACCACAGGAAGCCATACGTGGTATAGCTGTGCTATTGTGTAATGGAGCCAATGTACCTGCCGAACCTCTGCTTCACTCTTTGCTCATGGATAATCGCAAAGCGTTATTTAAGGAAGTAAAAGAGTACACTAAAGGGGATCCCAAATTAGCTGCTGCTTTTCTGCGTCGTTGTCATAATAAAAAAGACCCCTTGCATGAGATTATGTATGCCAAGAATTCCTGGAGCCAAGCTTTAAGACATTTATTTGGTAGAGCAGATGACTTGGCCTTTGAGATGGAAGCGCTGATACCGCTGCCTGATGAAAATTCTCCAAAACAAACCCAGGAACCCAAAGAGCAACACCACCGGGAAGATGAAACGCTATTTGAGAGAGATGAAATTCTCTTTGCACAGTTCGTAAAGGAATATAAAAAATCAATTAATGATCGTATGAAGATATGGAAATGGACCCTATTTAATCCCTGGAGTGAGATGCTTCATTTAATTGCGGAAGGAAAGGTCACTTGTTGGCAGCATGTAGTTAACCACGCTGAAACACATCCTGATACACGTACTGATAAGATAGTTAAACAAATGATGAAATCGACAGAGGCTCTTCATGAGGATTTTAATGCTAGAGAGGAGAATGGTGCAATCCTTAAGACTTAA
- the hflC gene encoding protease modulator HflC — translation MNAAKTTLGILAFVILMVVFASVFTITQGQHGILLRLGRLVVDANTQKVKILGPGLHIKTPFIESVRIFDTRIQTLDIKSSRIVTKEKKDVIADYYVKWRIADLAKYYKSTGGNEFKAETLLEQQLNTSLRAEFGKRLISEVSGGREDLTEKLRDKAEQQANQLGIQIVDVRIKGIEFPETTSNNIFQFMRANMQRIANSHRADGSAAAEAIKAAADAKVTILLAQAQSEGQKIRARGQATAAKIYADAFNKNPDFFVFYRSLKAYEGSFNSKQSVLVLDQSSAFFDYFRNALTKGNGTKPEKTL, via the coding sequence ATGAATGCAGCAAAAACAACACTAGGCATTCTTGCGTTTGTCATCTTAATGGTGGTGTTCGCGAGCGTTTTTACGATTACCCAAGGACAGCATGGAATTTTGCTTCGTCTCGGACGTTTAGTCGTTGATGCTAACACGCAAAAAGTTAAAATTTTGGGTCCAGGGTTACATATAAAAACACCGTTTATCGAAAGTGTGCGGATTTTTGATACTCGCATTCAAACTTTGGATATAAAATCCTCCCGTATCGTTACTAAGGAGAAAAAAGACGTTATCGCTGACTATTATGTCAAATGGCGTATTGCTGACTTGGCCAAATACTATAAGTCCACGGGGGGTAATGAGTTCAAAGCGGAAACGTTGCTCGAGCAACAATTGAATACCTCTTTGCGAGCAGAATTTGGTAAGCGTTTGATTTCTGAAGTGTCTGGTGGACGCGAAGATCTTACAGAAAAGCTCCGTGATAAAGCAGAGCAGCAAGCAAATCAATTGGGAATTCAAATCGTTGATGTGCGGATCAAAGGAATTGAGTTTCCTGAAACCACGAGTAATAACATCTTTCAGTTCATGCGAGCAAATATGCAGAGGATAGCAAATAGTCATCGTGCTGATGGCAGTGCAGCCGCAGAGGCTATTAAAGCGGCTGCTGATGCAAAGGTAACGATTTTGTTGGCGCAAGCACAGAGTGAGGGTCAAAAAATTAGAGCGCGAGGTCAAGCTACGGCGGCTAAAATTTATGCAGACGCTTTTAATAAAAATCCAGATTTCTTTGTTTTTTATCGTAGTCTGAAAGCTTATGAAGGTAGTTTCAATAGTAAACAATCTGTCCTTGTGTTGGATCAAAGCAGTGCTTTTTTTGATTACTTTAGGAATGCATTGACAAAGGGTAATGGCACTAAGCCAGAAAAGACATTATAA